In a genomic window of Pseudodesulfovibrio senegalensis:
- a CDS encoding glycosyltransferase family 2 protein — protein sequence MEKISVIVPSYNHAQYIEACLDSILFQDHDNIELIIVDDCSTDDSRRVITEYLNGVENDTASHAARYNEETGTVERAVYPRYPQQGRTIKAIFNERNMGSTWTYNRGFREATGKFCAFVVSDDICHPQMFSTLAAPLERDEADFTYADMFVIDDCHRILREFKLPDYDFEKSFADWYLCGVATLYKRSLHERFGYYDEQAKADDHECYLRFAMNGARFLHIPKTLYSVRSHHDREVGLHDPGAFNALLSYSAELTLRAREWLEKKRSQD from the coding sequence ATGGAAAAAATATCCGTCATCGTGCCCAGCTACAACCACGCCCAGTACATTGAGGCGTGTCTGGACTCCATCCTTTTTCAGGACCATGACAACATCGAGCTGATCATTGTGGACGACTGCTCCACGGACGATTCCCGGCGCGTGATCACCGAGTATCTGAACGGCGTGGAAAACGACACCGCCTCCCACGCGGCTCGCTACAACGAGGAAACAGGCACGGTGGAACGCGCTGTCTACCCCCGCTATCCGCAGCAGGGCCGCACCATCAAGGCCATATTCAACGAAAGGAACATGGGATCCACATGGACCTACAACCGGGGCTTCCGCGAGGCCACGGGGAAATTCTGCGCCTTCGTGGTTTCGGACGACATCTGCCACCCGCAGATGTTTTCCACGCTGGCCGCCCCGCTGGAACGCGACGAGGCCGATTTCACCTACGCGGACATGTTCGTCATTGACGATTGCCACCGCATCCTGCGGGAATTCAAGCTGCCGGATTATGATTTTGAAAAAAGCTTTGCGGACTGGTATCTGTGCGGCGTGGCCACCCTCTACAAACGTTCACTGCATGAACGATTCGGCTATTACGACGAACAGGCCAAGGCCGACGACCACGAATGCTACCTGCGCTTCGCCATGAACGGCGCACGTTTCCTGCACATTCCCAAAACACTGTACAGCGTTCGGTCCCACCATGACCGCGAAGTGGGCCTGCATGATCCCGGGGCATTCAACGCTCTGCTGTCCTACTCGGCCGAACTGACCCTCAGGGCCAGAGAATGGCTTGAAAAGAAACGCTCTCAGGACTGA
- a CDS encoding cytochrome b/b6 domain-containing protein: protein MNQHRMKKIYLYSKFERFWHWFQAVIIILLLLTGFEVHGTVSLFGFMKAVDLHNILGLTWLGMFFFFAFWMFVTHEYRQYIPTTKKLFEVARYYSSGIFKGEPHPVHKSKNAKHNPMQRLTYLSLTALLLPFQMITGFLYWGYNDWADWGLSWLSLEVVALLHLVGGFSILIFLIVHVYMTTTGHTITAHVAAMFSGWEEVPEEEEVADWERKEEMH, encoded by the coding sequence ATGAATCAACATCGCATGAAAAAGATATACCTGTACTCCAAGTTCGAACGGTTCTGGCACTGGTTTCAGGCCGTGATCATCATCCTGCTGCTGCTCACCGGCTTCGAGGTGCATGGCACGGTTTCGCTGTTCGGATTCATGAAGGCCGTTGATCTGCACAACATCCTCGGCCTGACATGGCTGGGCATGTTCTTCTTCTTTGCCTTCTGGATGTTCGTGACCCACGAATACCGGCAGTACATCCCCACCACCAAGAAACTCTTCGAGGTGGCGAGGTATTACTCCTCCGGCATCTTCAAGGGCGAACCCCACCCCGTGCACAAGAGCAAGAACGCCAAGCACAACCCCATGCAGCGGCTGACCTACCTGTCGCTCACGGCCCTGCTGCTGCCCTTCCAGATGATCACGGGCTTTTTGTACTGGGGCTACAATGACTGGGCGGATTGGGGCCTTTCGTGGCTCAGCCTTGAAGTGGTCGCCCTGCTCCATCTTGTCGGGGGCTTCTCCATCCTGATCTTCCTGATCGTGCATGTGTACATGACAACCACCGGCCACACCATCACGGCCCATGTGGCGGCCATGTTCTCGGGCTGGGAAGAAGTGCCCGAGGAAGAAGAAGTGGCAGACTGGGAACGCAAGGAAGAAATGCACTGA
- a CDS encoding class I SAM-dependent methyltransferase, translating into MGKEQLSHFYDNLFTNGGAEQAYHKHYQNCFYYPAWIAAMDLLRQICPQSILELGCGPGQFAAMIHDHLNPTPDYLGLDFSAKGIEISRNNCPKLSFEIVDIVKDAIPTKDFDCVVCLETLEHIHADLTVLKKLPLGIPLIFSVPNFNSASHVRWFTDEQAIRKRYEGLVEFKDIKTIQIGTHTNLLFIVKGIRI; encoded by the coding sequence ATGGGCAAGGAACAATTAAGCCATTTTTACGACAATCTATTCACCAACGGTGGAGCTGAACAGGCCTATCATAAGCACTACCAAAACTGCTTTTACTATCCGGCCTGGATAGCGGCCATGGATCTACTTCGGCAAATCTGCCCTCAAAGCATCCTTGAACTCGGTTGCGGACCGGGGCAATTCGCGGCCATGATCCACGACCACCTTAACCCCACTCCGGATTATTTGGGCCTGGACTTTAGCGCAAAAGGCATTGAAATATCTCGTAATAATTGTCCAAAACTATCTTTCGAAATTGTGGACATCGTGAAGGATGCAATCCCCACAAAAGACTTCGATTGCGTTGTTTGCCTAGAAACATTGGAACACATCCATGCCGACCTAACCGTTCTTAAGAAACTCCCCCTTGGCATCCCTTTAATATTTAGCGTTCCAAATTTCAACTCGGCATCTCACGTGCGCTGGTTCACGGACGAACAGGCCATAAGAAAGCGATATGAAGGATTGGTCGAATTTAAAGACATAAAAACGATACAGATAGGTACGCACACAAACCTGCTGTTTATCGTCAAGGGAATACGTATATGA
- a CDS encoding glycosyltransferase — MTKDSLNILFIHEDPCARAYKEAVALRKRGHTIDLACEKITNQPASREQFRDIYTYKNLNELAAIVRQKKWDVIHGHNEPNEPTEVAIRNADDCPVIFDCHDFRGLRQKMAPEELVTEKCCFEESDGAIVVSTTMMDVVHRYYSPKRLVSLPCYCLVDEIKRERMDKLSGNHLVYQGMLLDAGIYPLEYRNYYPLFKKITDNGIHVHVYCSSFNPRVQGTYIELNESSDLFHFHQHIPYADLLREMSQYQWGLAAFNISEILEEKRLTFLNSILPNKLFDYLFSGVTPVVMNNKTAGEWVEENQTGYYARSEDELLDILLNENPLSYFEDISFMSMEKHIQDIEDLYREVLPN; from the coding sequence ATGACCAAGGATTCTTTGAACATTCTTTTTATCCACGAAGATCCGTGCGCCCGAGCCTATAAAGAAGCGGTGGCCCTGCGCAAACGTGGTCATACCATAGACTTGGCTTGCGAAAAAATCACAAACCAGCCTGCCAGCCGGGAACAGTTCCGCGACATATACACATATAAAAACCTAAACGAACTGGCCGCCATAGTTCGTCAAAAAAAATGGGATGTCATCCACGGCCACAACGAACCAAACGAACCTACAGAAGTTGCTATCCGCAATGCTGACGACTGCCCAGTCATTTTTGACTGCCACGACTTCAGAGGCTTGCGCCAAAAGATGGCCCCCGAAGAGTTGGTGACGGAAAAATGCTGTTTTGAGGAAAGCGACGGAGCCATAGTGGTCAGCACGACCATGATGGATGTCGTCCACCGCTACTACTCCCCCAAGCGGCTAGTCTCCCTGCCCTGCTACTGCCTAGTCGACGAAATAAAACGCGAACGCATGGACAAACTTTCGGGAAACCATCTCGTGTATCAAGGCATGCTCCTTGACGCGGGCATCTATCCACTCGAATACCGAAATTACTATCCTTTATTCAAAAAAATCACCGACAACGGCATACATGTCCATGTGTACTGTTCCAGTTTCAACCCCCGCGTACAGGGCACATACATTGAACTGAATGAATCTTCGGACCTCTTCCACTTCCACCAGCATATCCCCTATGCGGATCTCCTCAGAGAAATGAGTCAGTACCAATGGGGATTGGCTGCTTTCAACATATCAGAAATACTGGAAGAAAAGCGCCTGACCTTTCTGAACAGCATCCTGCCCAACAAGCTTTTCGATTACCTATTTTCCGGAGTGACCCCGGTGGTCATGAACAACAAGACCGCAGGGGAATGGGTGGAAGAGAACCAGACAGGGTACTATGCCCGCTCCGAAGACGAACTGCTGGACATTCTGCTGAACGAAAACCCTTTGTCCTATTTTGAAGACATCAGCTTCATGAGCATGGAAAAACACATTCAGGATATTGAAGACCTGTACCGGGAAGTGCTCCCCAATTAG
- the wecB gene encoding non-hydrolyzing UDP-N-acetylglucosamine 2-epimerase: MHINKKRIHLVVAARPNFVKVAPVYHALTTVNKFELRIVHTGQHYDYALSRNLFEDLALPDPAINLRVGSGSHGHQVANALVRYEKYLLHDKPDLCIVPGDVNSSLACALAAAKLHVPVAHLEAGLRSFDPTMPEEINRQLTDRLSSILWTPSADADENLSNEGIDSNNITLVGNCMIDSLVKMLPTIQGKRTWKKYGLTPDKYCVVTLHRPGNVDIPSRLNSLMQALHDLAEDTRVIMPLHPRTRARLEAASLLPSIDADTRITLTEPLGYLDFLSLVERSRAVITDSGGIQEETTYLGIPCLTIRPNTERPVTCSIGTNVLVEPETLPHNFATALDQRGKKPSVPPLWDGHAGLRVAQDLQKRILRH; the protein is encoded by the coding sequence ATGCACATAAACAAAAAACGCATACATCTTGTGGTGGCTGCAAGGCCCAATTTCGTTAAGGTCGCGCCCGTGTATCATGCATTGACCACGGTGAACAAATTTGAGCTGCGCATCGTCCACACCGGGCAGCACTACGACTACGCCCTGTCTCGCAACCTTTTTGAAGACCTTGCCCTTCCTGATCCGGCCATAAACCTGCGGGTGGGCTCGGGAAGTCACGGCCACCAAGTGGCGAATGCACTGGTTCGTTATGAGAAGTACCTTCTCCACGACAAACCCGATCTGTGCATTGTGCCAGGCGATGTCAATTCCTCGCTTGCCTGCGCACTGGCCGCAGCCAAACTGCATGTACCCGTGGCACACCTTGAGGCGGGACTGCGGAGCTTCGATCCCACCATGCCCGAGGAAATCAACCGTCAACTTACCGACAGGCTATCATCCATCCTGTGGACACCCTCGGCAGACGCAGATGAGAACCTCAGCAACGAAGGCATTGACTCAAACAATATTACTCTTGTCGGTAACTGCATGATCGATTCGCTGGTCAAGATGCTGCCGACCATTCAAGGTAAACGCACTTGGAAAAAATACGGCCTGACGCCCGATAAGTACTGCGTGGTCACGCTGCACCGACCGGGCAATGTAGATATCCCCTCACGCCTCAATTCGTTGATGCAAGCCCTTCATGATCTGGCAGAAGACACTAGGGTTATCATGCCGCTGCACCCGCGCACCCGCGCACGCCTTGAGGCAGCATCCCTCCTACCATCAATTGATGCCGACACCAGAATCACGCTCACCGAACCGCTTGGTTACCTTGATTTCCTTTCGCTGGTGGAAAGGTCCCGGGCCGTAATTACCGATTCGGGCGGCATTCAGGAAGAAACCACGTATCTTGGGATTCCGTGTCTCACCATTCGCCCCAACACGGAGCGTCCGGTGACATGCTCCATCGGCACCAATGTACTGGTAGAACCCGAAACTCTTCCACATAACTTTGCGACAGCTTTGGACCAGAGGGGGAAAAAGCCTTCGGTACCGCCGCTATGGGACGGCCACGCCGGACTACGGGTAGCCCAAGACCTGCAAAAACGCATCCTGCGCCACTAA